The Nostoc sp. 'Peltigera membranacea cyanobiont' N6 genome contains the following window.
TACTGAGTACGCAATCGCCTTAATTCTGGAAACGGCATCAGTAGGCAGAGATTTAATAAAAGCTGTCACCTCTTCCCCAGTTTTATATTTTCCCTGACTCCAAGCCGAAGCCATCTGTTTAGCTACTCTATTGGCATCCTGTCGCTGATTATGGGCAGTAATGCACTGAATATCATGACCAGTAAATGATATCCAAGTCTGCCAACGTTTCGTAACTGGGTGCTGCACAATGCCTGTAGTCAGTTCATTGTCCTCAAGCACTGGTTTTTTCTGACTGCGACCGAATCCTTTCAACATGGCTCTACTCAGTAAAGGCTATTTTAAAATGCCCAAAAATGCAACAGCGATTGCATCCTATATCTAATTAGGGGGCTTTGGGTTTGATGAACTTGAGGGTCATGCGATCGCTCTCTCCAATAGTGAGGAAGCGTTGCCTGTCCTTTTGACCTTGGCTCAAGGTTGGAGGTAGTGTCCAAACTCCGCCCGGATAGTCCTTGGTATCTTTTGGGTTAGAGTTAATCTCTGATTTGCCTACCAATTTGAAGCCGGCTTTCTCCACAGCAGCAATTACCCCATCTTCTGACATATAGCCAGTTTTGATACTCTCTTGTAAAGAAATGTCTGGTTTGCCACGGTGTTCTTCCACCCCTAAGATGCCCCCTGGCTTGAGTGCTTTGTAAGCCGCAGCATAAACCTGCTCGGCATAGCCAGCTTTGACCCAGTTGTGAATATTACGGAAGGTAAGAACTAGGTCTACAGAATTGTCTGGGGCTAGGGTAAGTTCATTTGGGGGATTGATTTGGGCTACTTTGACCTTACCAAAAACTTCTGGATTAGCTGCTAGTTTTTCTTGGAAAGCCAAAGCGGGTTTACTCGCGTCAGGCAAGTTAGTAACTATGAGTTGCCCCTTTGCCGCTAGAAATGGGGCTAATATCTCGGTATACCAGCCGCCTCCTGGCCACAATTCAACTACGGTCATGTTTGGGCGCAGACCGAAGAATTCGAGGGTCTGGGTTGGGTGGCGGTACTTGTCTCGGTCACGATTTGCAACAGAGCGATGACTGCTCTTTAGTATGGTTTGGAGCGTGGTTGTGCTGTTGAATGTCGCTTTCTCGTTCTCGTTGGCTAGAGTTGGAGGCATTACGGATGCCAATACAAGGATTGCTAGAGTCAGGGCTTTCAGTAAGCCTTGGCGGGGGGTGAGATTTTGTGCAAATTTCATAGCTGTTGTTTTTACTTTCCGCTTTAGCATAGGGCAAATAGTGTTCTCCTAAATGAGTGCGATAACGTACCCGTCCGCCATAGGCATTGATCTCCCGTTTTCCTCTCTACGAGACGCGCTCTGCGCGTTCGCTTGAATGAGGAGCGATCACTCCAGAAAGTCTGTTGCTGTATGTAGGGGAAACTTGCCGCAGTAACAAGCGATGGAAGGGTAATCTCTCCTGGGGCTATGCAAATGCTAATAGCGCTAAGAAAAAGGCATCAAGGAAAAATATTTTATTTTTTAAACATACTAATTGCTGCAATACCAGACGCACCAGCATCAAGACATTTTTGATAATTGTTTTCGTTAATTCCCCCAAGAGCAAAAACTTTCATTTGTGTTGATTTGCAAGCTTTAGTGAGCATATCTAAACCAATACCTTTTGCTTCTGGATGAGTTGGGGTCGCAAAAATAGGTGAAAAAAATACATAGTCTAATCCTTCATCTTCTGCCTCTTTTATAGATTTTAATGAGTGACATGATTTTCCAAACAGTATACTATTGCTTTTTGCCTCTGGCATTTTAATTTGGTCTTTTTCTCTAAAATGAAAAGCACTAACTAAAGAAGATTTATAATTTAGAGAAAATGGTAAAATAATTTGCAATCCTTTGTAGGATAGATTCTCAATAATTATATCTATATTTTCTCTATTTGCCTCATATAATCTTATATAACACGAATCTGCACCGTTGCTGATAGCTCTGTTTACCCATTTAGTAACTTGAGCAGAAATTTTTGATTTGTCAGAACAAATTATTTCGGAATTTTCTCCTGACAAAATATCAAATATGGCGATTTTTTTAAAAGGTTTAATTGTTTCTTTCATAGAACCCTTCTTTCATTTTACAGTAATGGTTGTAGCAGCATTTATCTCATTAGAGTTCTTAACTCTACCATTTTCCTTATTCTGGTGAAACCAAAGGCAAATGCTCTTAATTGTCAGTTCTGGGGGATAATCAGCGTGCGATTCGTTGATTAGTGAATCACGGTGTAAGCCCGTACATAACTAATCCAACCTGATAGCAGATTACTGTCATCAAAGGTTGAACTCTCGGTTTGATGTAGGTGTAAGTCCTGCCATTCAGACTCAGAATTGACTCCTTATCTGCCCACACCGAACAAGCTCGGTTCTTGTAGAGTGAAGCTGGGAACAGGGCGCAATCAGACAGCCGTTACGGGTTGACACTGGCGCTAACAGGGAGTTCCTACGGTGAAACCGGGTCTAGGAAAGCAACTTAATCCCAAGCAGGGCGTAACACAAAATCCCTGACTTCACTGGAGAATTAATTCCCGCCGCATATAGTTGATGTTAACGGCTAGAGTCAAGGGAATCCAGTAGTTGAAATGACCACGCCTAACGGAACTATCAATCTCTCCGAGGGAACGAATAAAAACGATTTGTGAGTCTTGGGGCTTTCGTTCCCCCGGTAGGCTAGACGAGAAGCGGAATTCTCACAATTCGGGTAGGACAGACCGTAATTGGTCTGAGGTGTTCAGAAAATACCTAGCGTGGCAAAACTTACTAGAGAAGAGCGGAAATCCTGTAATCTTGACCTTGTAGCGAAATAATGGTGCAAAAACTTGGCAAGAAAAAGATAATTTAACTGAATGAGGCAAAGGTTCTAGTTACGGAGATATTAAAATTACTGACTTATAACTCCCGGTTCGCCCATTTTTTCGGGAGTTAAAAGAAAGGCTACTCAGGAGTAAAGGATTGACCACCAAGTTGAGTATAAATAGTAGTCGGGAACCCAAGTAAAACAAGAATACGCTGCTGTAAAGGGGAAAGAGCAGTCAAATGAGCATAAACTTCGTTTTTAACCTCAATTAAGAACAGGGTAATCTCCTTAAATGCAGCAAGAAGTATCTCAGCAGTAGGACGTGCAGTTTCTCGTTTAGGATTACCAATATAAAGTCCAGTTAGCTTTTCCTTATTTTGCTCCAGATTGCGACGAACCTGAAACTCTAAAAGGGTCAAAACACGCAACCCAATTGAAAGTAGTCGAATTAATCCTGTAATATGATCTTCACGCTGCAAATAAATTGGAGTTAAAGATAGAGGAAAACCTTTAAGTCGAGCAAATCCTCGTTCAGTTAAATACTCATCTCTATAGGCACGAACAGCTTGTTTCAAAGGTAACAGAGATTTTGTTTGATTTGTAACGTATACTCTCCAGCCTAACAATTTAATTTGTCTTAAAACTGCATCTTCATCAATTTCAAAATCCAGACTTATGGAAGTTTCTTCTACTATTTGAGAAGGTGTATCAAGATATCGCCTCTTAATTTTTCGAGAAATCCTAAGTTGAATGTCAAGTTTAAAAAGTCCACTGGTACGATAACGTTTGAGAATAGCATTCGCAGCGGACTGGCATGAGTCAATCGTGGTTAACTTTTTTTTGCCACGACAAGGTATTTTAAGCTGTTCCAGGGCATTATTGGTTTTTTGTAAGCGGTCGCGTAAAGATTTTTCTTCTGTTTCTGCGATTGCGAAAGAACGTACAACTATTTGTCGCTCATTCCAAGTCAATTCATTACCATCAATCTTTGTTGTTTGAGAAATATCTATTTCAAACCCTTTAGCAATTTCTTTATTTTTCCCATCAGCATAATCATAATCAATAGTTGTTAATTCTTGTTTACCATCCCAAACTGGTTGAAGATATTCAATTAATTGTTTAGATGGAACTTGTTTTGCATTGAGAGGACAAAGATAGAAATCCCCACCAGATACAATATGAGTCCTCGTCGCAATTGAACCCATTTTACAGTCGCCAATATATAGTAACCCTGACTGTTTTAGCGTTGAACGTACTCTTTCAATTGCCGGGATGTATAAAGGGTCGTCGGCTTTTTCCCCTGATAGTATTTCAGCTGCAATTGGCATTCCTAAAGGGTCTAATGTCGATAACATTATTTTCACTTGTGCCAAGTCTGGACGATGATCTTTGCTATGACCCCATTGGAATAATCCTTCAGAATTAATCCCACAGTGACTTGAAGCTGTTGTACTATCCATACGAACTCGTTCTGGTTTGATATCGTACACTTGTAGCAAGTTACCTCCAAGTTCTGACTCAAATGAGTACCAGTCGCTATCCCTGTCAAGATAACGTAATAGGGCTTCTAGACGATCATCCGTCAAGTCAAGTTCACCTAACTCTTCTCCAAAAAATGTTTTCAATGTTTCTAACCGCTTAGAAGCCCATGCTTGGACGTGATTTAAACGGTGATCTGCTTGCGATAATATGTGTGCTAACCAAATTACTGCTACACTTCCCAAACTTAGACCTTGCCAATTTCCGTGTCTGGGAAAATGTTTATCGATTAGCGATTGTACGCCCATACCCTCTATTTGAGTTAGAAGTATAGGTATATCATCGACTCGTTCGTTTCTGATTATGGGTTCATTAGCCATAAGTGCGAACATATACCTAATCTAGTCTTTTTGGGAATATGTCCTTCGGTATACTTTTGACTATCTACTTTTCCTAACTCATTAAAAAATGGGCGAACCGGGAGTAATAACCTGCAATTCTGACGGAACGGAGAATGGTGCGGTACTCTCCTTGCTAACACACCCTACTTTTGCTCTTTATTTAATCCGCGTTCCTTAGTTCTTTTTGAAGAGATGTCGTCATATATTTCTATAACGACATCTCCCAACAATCGACTAACAAAAAGCATTCAACAAGTTAACGATCGGCAACAAAATTTCTTAACGCCGTCTGCTACCAAAACCACTTGAGCGGCGGGGTGCTGTACTACGTCCACTACCAAAACTACTGCCAGAATTGCGCTTAGTAGTGCTGGAGTTACCAGAGGGTCGCAAGTTACTACCACCAAAACCAGAACCAGAAGGACGGCTATTACCTGTAGTGCTACGCGGTGTATTGCGTACATTTGAATTTCCAGGATACGATCTTCTAATTGTCCCTGTATTGCGGAAGGCAGTGCGATTTGTCACGGCTGCGGGTGGCGCATTGTAGCGACTTTGGTAGTTTTGAACTGCTTGACCATAGCTTCCACCATATCCACCGAAGCCACTTAATCCTTGACCTGATTGATAGACAGGGGGTACATAATACTGGGGTCTAAACAACATACTACCAATTGCCTGTCCTGCCAAGCTACCAGCCACAGACCCAGCAAATGGTGCCCAGAAGCTATTTTCTCGACGGACTACAACCGTCTCTTGTTGTCCTGTTTGGGGATTGGTTTTATTCTCGGTAACGTTGTGGACGTACTCAAGTTTAAAGTCTTCCGTCAGATATAAAATCGGTTGTCCTTTGTCTACCTTCAGATATGTCTTCTTACCCTGCTTGATTTCATCCTCAGTTAACCGTGCCATTTGCAGATTTTCGGTTGCAAAGGTTGGCGGCTTGTTGTTCAGTAAAAACAGGTTATATTCACCACTTGCATCGTCATAAGTGGCTTGTTGTATTTGATACTCACCGTCACTCAGCTTTGTGGTGTTAGAGGTTTGGTTAACGTTCTTAGCCTGGGGATTAGTTTGGTTTTCGCCACCACAGGCGACAGTTGTGATACACAAACTCAGAGCTAAAAAAACTGCTGTAAATTTACGTACTATGGTCATGATCATTGGATTATTGTCCTATCTCTGAGCTTAACAATTTCTCGATGTGAGTAGTAAGTACGGACTACCCAACAGATTATAAAGGAATCAATTCTGGGTAATATTGCAACAGTTGGTCGCTAGTGAGGTCATCACCTAACTGTGCAGGGGAGAAATGCACTTGGATTGCTTGTAATCTATGTTTATAATGCAAATTTATCAATGCTTTTATTCCTTCTTTGAGTGCCTGAACGTTAGAAAGATCGGTTTCTAACTCTGGGACTTCTCCTTCATAAGCTACTGTAATCATCACAATGACGTTACGGGTTACAGGTATAGATAAAGGTTCATTCGAGCTAGAGTCAGAGTTGTAATCTGGTTCGCTAAGATATCTTTCAGCCGAGTCAGTAAATAATTCGTTAACGTAATCTCCCGCCTCGCCTTCGTCCCAAAATACATCACCTTCGTTGGCAGCCGAAAGCCAATATTCATCGTATTGCAACAGGGTTTGGCTAATTTCTACCAATCCTTCTCCCAAAACTTCTAAGTCACCATCGACATCGATCGCATCCCGTCCAGCACTATTTAATACTCCCAAAATTGGCGCTACTTCACCTCCTCCTAAGTGCAGAAATAAGCGAAAGACTACATAGCGAGTCCGACCGATCATTTTATTAAAGGTATCGCGCATTTTTGTCCTCCATAAATTTGGTTATTTGTCGTTGGTCATTTGTCATTTGTCATTTGTCAATCGTCTAATAACTAATGCCCTATTCCCCATTCCCTATTCCCCATTTCTAATTACTAATATAGTGAAATCCTTTGACAAACTCTGTAACCATATTTAACGAAGGCAATATATCATATTTTATTGACTCATTAGATATATCATCATAAGCTGAAGCATTGAGAGCAGAACGATTAATAAATCTTTTCCCAAAGTTGGGATTGTCATGAACAATCAAAGTGTGGGCGCTAGAATTTGTGAGAATTATTTGGGTTGGGGCTTTACAAAAATTTAACTTTGCGGCTACTTCAATATTTTTTTTTGTCTGTTTAATTGTTGTAGCCTGATTGATGGCTTGCTCTAGAAGAATATTTAATTGTTTCACAATAAGGGGTGACTTTAGCGATTTTAAATCTTGGTTTGTAATAACTTCACTGTTAATCATTTCCACCACACTGGCAATACTCTTTTGAGTAGATGCCGCATCTAGAAAGGGAAGAATCACGATGTAAGCAGTGGAAAATAATGCTTCGTCGCTATCTACATAGAATGTGAAAATGGTTCGACGACGACCACTTTCTATGCTTGGAGGTTGTTTCAGCCCCCGATATTCCTGAGCAATTTGGTAGTAAGCACCTGCGATCGCAAAATTAGCTTCGTGTTCTAGGGCTGCATCAACAATAATGCGGATTGTGGGCGGTGTTTCGTTAAAAAAGTCTCGTGAGTCTTCCGAATGGAACTTCTGGATAATGGAGCGATCGCCAGCTGGGCTAAGATCGACCCATTCACAAATCATCCCTTCGGTTTTTAAACCAAATCTGGAGGTGGCATAAAGCTTGGCCCCAGTTAAAGTTGCTCCTGTTAAGTCAGCACCAATCCATTCCGCCCTAATTAATTTTGCCTGGGTTAAATCGGCGTGGATGAAAATTGTATTCGTTAAATTAGCATTGGTTAAATCTGCGCCAATTAAAGTAGCCCCGCTCAATTTTGCGCCGCTCAAATCTGCCCACCGGAGGTTAGCGCCGCTCAAATCTGCCCACCGGAGGTTAGCGCCGCTCAAATCTGCTCCGCTCAAGTTAGCATGATTGAGATTCGCTTGTCTGAGTTCGGTATCTCGCAAATTTGCACCACTCAGGTCACAACGACTAAGGTCACTAGCGTTTAAGTTAGCCATCTCTAAATTTGCTCCCGTCAAAGAAGCACCTCTCAAGACAGTCTCGCTCAAGTTAGCGTGGCGGAGATTTGCTTGGCGGAGTGTCGCCTCTCGCAAATCAGCACTGGTGAGGTCAGCCTCCGACAGGTCAGCGCGACTGAGGTCAGCGCGAATTAACTCAGTGCGAATCAACAAGGCTTTTCTAAGTTGAGCGCGACTGAGATCGGCTCGAATCAAATTAGCGACATTGAGACTAGCGTTATTCAAGATGGCGTTGGATAGATTCGCACCACTGAGTCTGGCTACATTCAACTTGGCATTGCTCAAGTTAGCTTCACTCAGATTCGCACCACTGAGGTTAGCTATACTCAAATTAGCATTGCTAAGATTCACGCCACTGAGTTTGACCCCACTCAGATTAGCTTCCGCAAGGTCAACGCCACTAAAGTTTAAGACTCCTGCTGCGTATTTTTCTAGTAATTCCTCTACAGTCATCGATGCTACCCCTTGGATGCCAACTTCAATAGTTGGTAAAGTCATTAAAAACGGAATGTCAAAATCAAAAATGAATATTGGGATTTTAGGACTGGGACTAATCGGCGGATCTTTGGGCTTTGATTTGCGATCGCAAGGACATCATATCTTAGGAGTTAGTCGCCGTAAATCTACCTGTGAAAAGGCAGTTGCCATCGGCAGTGTTGATGAAGCATCAGTCGATCTGAGTCTCTTAGCAGCCGCAGAGGTTGTATTTATTTGTACACCTCTAGCGCTTATTGTGCCCCAATTGCAGCAAACGATCGCTCATTTGTCTACTACTACCGTGGTGACTGACGTGGGTTCGGCAAAAGCGCAGATAGTCAAGGCGATTTCTCCCCTTTGGGATAATTTTATTGGCGGTCATCCAATGGCGGGAAGAACAGATAGTGGCATAGAAGCTGCACAACGGAATTTATTTGTTGATAAACCTTATGTATTAACACCGACAGCTACAACACCAGCTAGTGCCATTACGGTTGTAGAAGAAATTGTGCGATCGCTTGGGGCTAATATCTACTATTGTCAACCAGAGCAACACGACCGCGCGGTTAGTTGGATTTCTCATTTACCTGTAATGGTCAGTTCCTCGTTGATTGCGGCTTGTTTGAGTGAAACTGACCCCGATGTTTTAGAATTAGCCCAAAAGTTAGCTAGTTCAGGTTTTCGAGATACCAGCCGTGTAGGTGGTGGGAATCCAGAGTTGGGCGTGATGATGGCGCGGTATAATCGTCAAGCATTGCTGCGATCGCTGCAACAGTATCGTCACAACCTTGATGAGTTGACTAACTTAATTGAGCAAGAAAATTGGGCAGTTTTAGAGCAAAAATTGAAATCAACGGGTAAGGCACGACCTGATTTTGTTGATTAAAATTCAGTAATCAGGAGTCAGAATTGAGAATTAATTCTGACTGAAAAAGCGGATAAATGGGTTTTATACCCCTACTCAATCTGCAATTTAGTAGTTAATGAGAAATCCGCAAACGTCTTGATTCTGACTTCTAAATTCTGACTCCTGAATTCTTCTTCAAGAATGCTTTTTGAGATAGTTGATAAACTTAGGTGACTACTTTCTTGGTAAATCAATAAACATAGCTATTTAATAATTTTAACAATAAAATCTTTAAAAAATGCTACTTAACAGTTTGACAGTCACCAAACCGATGTACTATACAGATAAATTTACAAAAATCAACAATGGTAGAACGTCCAATCAAGAAATCGGAACGTCAGTCCCAAGCAAGTACTGACAACAATTCCGAAAATACGGATTCTATAACTCCGATTGAATCCAACCCCAAAAGCTCAAAACCGAGCCGTAATCGCTCATCTGGCACTGATAAAAAAGCATCTTATGGGAATGAAACCAGGCAGCAAGGGAATCCTGCCCTAGCGCGTGGCCCAAAACCAGTTAAACCTCCAGTTAAAGTCGAAACAGAAGAACTTGAAACCGAATCGGAAACTATTTCTGAGGAGTCTCAAGACTAACAATTACTCCTGCGTGTGATGTGGGAGGCTTTAACTCGTCTTGTAAGTATATGAAGACAGAATTTTTGCCTCCGCAGGCATTAATTATGCTCCCCATCACCATTAGGTTATTCTGATTTTGATGCTTTTACTAACTAATCAATCTCTGTAACTAGCCATTGCCACTCAGTGACTACAGTATTGGATATGTTGAGAACCAATTGCTTTCCACTAGAGAGAGGCACATAGAGTTTGAGCGCATCAGTTGTTGGCAATTTGGGTAAGATATCAGTCATATTATATTCCCCCACATTGGAAACGGGTGCAGTTAAAGCATAAGCATCCGATGCACTCAGCAACTTTCCGGCTACTGTCTCAATCAACAATGGTTGGGGATGAGCAATTTCAACGACACCCGGAAAACCAACTAAGCGCAACCGTAAGTCTTTTACTGCACTGGTATAATTCTGTTTGAACAGCAATACTTGCCAAGCATATCCTTTTTCATCTTTGAAAGATACTTGTGAGTGGTAGCGTAAGATACCAGGATAATCATGATGTTGACGCAACAGCGCTTGTGCAGACTCCACACCCCATCCACATACGGTTAATGTGAGAAACCCTACTAGGGCACAACACCAAAAATATTGTTGAAATTTTCGCTTCATTTGACGAATTTTACAGCAGAATTCAGGATTAGAGCCGGGGATGCTCCACCAAGATGTCAGAATTCTCTGTCAAATCAATCTTCTAATCTTAAAACTGCGGTGTATGCTGAAACAAATAGCGATGTCTATGACGGGCTATGCCTACGCATCATTTGGCTAATCCCAATTAACGGTGGATTGGCAGATTTAGCATTTCTCCAAGTTACAGTTATACTGCCATCATTGCTACTTTTATTGGCCAGTTAAGTACATTGAGTATTATTTTATTCAGTCTTTTTATGGCACTTTTGTACGTAGTTATGTAGGCAGCGAATTTGTATAGAT
Protein-coding sequences here:
- a CDS encoding DUF3122 domain-containing protein, with amino-acid sequence MKRKFQQYFWCCALVGFLTLTVCGWGVESAQALLRQHHDYPGILRYHSQVSFKDEKGYAWQVLLFKQNYTSAVKDLRLRLVGFPGVVEIAHPQPLLIETVAGKLLSASDAYALTAPVSNVGEYNMTDILPKLPTTDALKLYVPLSSGKQLVLNISNTVVTEWQWLVTEID
- a CDS encoding DUF1517 domain-containing protein — protein: MRDTFNKMIGRTRYVVFRLFLHLGGGEVAPILGVLNSAGRDAIDVDGDLEVLGEGLVEISQTLLQYDEYWLSAANEGDVFWDEGEAGDYVNELFTDSAERYLSEPDYNSDSSSNEPLSIPVTRNVIVMITVAYEGEVPELETDLSNVQALKEGIKALINLHYKHRLQAIQVHFSPAQLGDDLTSDQLLQYYPELIPL
- a CDS encoding prephenate/arogenate dehydrogenase is translated as MNIGILGLGLIGGSLGFDLRSQGHHILGVSRRKSTCEKAVAIGSVDEASVDLSLLAAAEVVFICTPLALIVPQLQQTIAHLSTTTVVTDVGSAKAQIVKAISPLWDNFIGGHPMAGRTDSGIEAAQRNLFVDKPYVLTPTATTPASAITVVEEIVRSLGANIYYCQPEQHDRAVSWISHLPVMVSSSLIAACLSETDPDVLELAQKLASSGFRDTSRVGGGNPELGVMMARYNRQALLRSLQQYRHNLDELTNLIEQENWAVLEQKLKSTGKARPDFVD
- a CDS encoding IS1634 family transposase produces the protein MANEPIIRNERVDDIPILLTQIEGMGVQSLIDKHFPRHGNWQGLSLGSVAVIWLAHILSQADHRLNHVQAWASKRLETLKTFFGEELGELDLTDDRLEALLRYLDRDSDWYSFESELGGNLLQVYDIKPERVRMDSTTASSHCGINSEGLFQWGHSKDHRPDLAQVKIMLSTLDPLGMPIAAEILSGEKADDPLYIPAIERVRSTLKQSGLLYIGDCKMGSIATRTHIVSGGDFYLCPLNAKQVPSKQLIEYLQPVWDGKQELTTIDYDYADGKNKEIAKGFEIDISQTTKIDGNELTWNERQIVVRSFAIAETEEKSLRDRLQKTNNALEQLKIPCRGKKKLTTIDSCQSAANAILKRYRTSGLFKLDIQLRISRKIKRRYLDTPSQIVEETSISLDFEIDEDAVLRQIKLLGWRVYVTNQTKSLLPLKQAVRAYRDEYLTERGFARLKGFPLSLTPIYLQREDHITGLIRLLSIGLRVLTLLEFQVRRNLEQNKEKLTGLYIGNPKRETARPTAEILLAAFKEITLFLIEVKNEVYAHLTALSPLQQRILVLLGFPTTIYTQLGGQSFTPE
- a CDS encoding pentapeptide repeat-containing protein, producing MTVEELLEKYAAGVLNFSGVDLAEANLSGVKLSGVNLSNANLSIANLSGANLSEANLSNAKLNVARLSGANLSNAILNNASLNVANLIRADLSRAQLRKALLIRTELIRADLSRADLSEADLTSADLREATLRQANLRHANLSETVLRGASLTGANLEMANLNASDLSRCDLSGANLRDTELRQANLNHANLSGADLSGANLRWADLSGANLRWADLSGAKLSGATLIGADLTNANLTNTIFIHADLTQAKLIRAEWIGADLTGATLTGAKLYATSRFGLKTEGMICEWVDLSPAGDRSIIQKFHSEDSRDFFNETPPTIRIIVDAALEHEANFAIAGAYYQIAQEYRGLKQPPSIESGRRRTIFTFYVDSDEALFSTAYIVILPFLDAASTQKSIASVVEMINSEVITNQDLKSLKSPLIVKQLNILLEQAINQATTIKQTKKNIEVAAKLNFCKAPTQIILTNSSAHTLIVHDNPNFGKRFINRSALNASAYDDISNESIKYDILPSLNMVTEFVKGFHYISN
- a CDS encoding class I SAM-dependent methyltransferase, with product MLKRKVKTTAMKFAQNLTPRQGLLKALTLAILVLASVMPPTLANENEKATFNSTTTLQTILKSSHRSVANRDRDKYRHPTQTLEFFGLRPNMTVVELWPGGGWYTEILAPFLAAKGQLIVTNLPDASKPALAFQEKLAANPEVFGKVKVAQINPPNELTLAPDNSVDLVLTFRNIHNWVKAGYAEQVYAAAYKALKPGGILGVEEHRGKPDISLQESIKTGYMSEDGVIAAVEKAGFKLVGKSEINSNPKDTKDYPGGVWTLPPTLSQGQKDRQRFLTIGESDRMTLKFIKPKAP
- a CDS encoding thiamine phosphate synthase; its protein translation is MKETIKPFKKIAIFDILSGENSEIICSDKSKISAQVTKWVNRAISNGADSCYIRLYEANRENIDIIIENLSYKGLQIILPFSLNYKSSLVSAFHFREKDQIKMPEAKSNSILFGKSCHSLKSIKEAEDEGLDYVFFSPIFATPTHPEAKGIGLDMLTKACKSTQMKVFALGGINENNYQKCLDAGASGIAAISMFKK